A single Desulfovibrio legallii DNA region contains:
- the ilvD gene encoding dihydroxy-acid dehydratase translates to MDATARSKKMKSGLEKAPHRSLLYALGLTREEMDRPLVGVVNAANEVVPGHMHLNTLADAVKAGVRLAGGTPLQFPAIAVCDGLAMNHEGMRFSLPSREFIADSIEIMARAHAFDALVFIPNCDKCVPGMLMAMMRLNIPSVLVSGGPMLPGDIGPHQRGDLITVFEAVGKVRSGAMTEEDLERLTERACPGCGACAGMFTANSMNCLSETIGVALPGNGTIPAVSGARIRLAKTAGMRVMDMLERNIRPRDIVTPDAVANAVAVDMALGCSTNTVLHLPAVFGEAGLNLGLEIFDAVSRKSPNLCKLSPAGKYFMVDLDNAGGIPAVMTELDKLGLIHKDCMTVTGKTVGENLTDLKARVLDPEVIHSVDNPYSKQGGIAILRGSLAPGGAVVKQSAVAPEMMCRDVRARVFENEEDAMRAILDGKIKAGDAVVIRYEGPRGGPGMREMLSPTAAITGMGLGKDVALLTDGRFSGGTNGAAIGHISPEAADGGVIALVQEGDVIHIDIPNRKLDLLVSPEELEQRRAAFTPHKKDCPYPVLRRYAALVSSAANGGRYKEI, encoded by the coding sequence ATGCTACAGCGCGCAGTAAAAAGATGAAGTCCGGCCTGGAAAAGGCCCCCCACCGCTCCCTGCTCTACGCCCTGGGCCTGACCAGGGAAGAAATGGACCGCCCCCTGGTGGGCGTGGTTAACGCCGCCAACGAGGTGGTGCCGGGGCACATGCACCTCAATACCCTGGCCGATGCGGTCAAGGCCGGGGTGCGCCTGGCCGGGGGCACGCCCCTGCAGTTTCCGGCCATCGCCGTCTGCGACGGCCTGGCCATGAACCACGAGGGCATGCGCTTCTCCCTGCCCTCGCGCGAGTTCATCGCCGATTCCATTGAGATCATGGCCCGCGCCCACGCCTTCGACGCCCTGGTCTTTATCCCCAACTGCGACAAGTGCGTGCCCGGCATGCTCATGGCCATGATGCGCCTGAACATCCCCTCGGTGCTGGTTTCCGGCGGGCCCATGCTGCCCGGCGACATCGGCCCGCACCAGCGCGGCGACCTCATCACCGTGTTTGAGGCCGTGGGCAAGGTGCGCAGCGGGGCCATGACTGAAGAAGACCTGGAGCGCCTTACCGAACGCGCCTGTCCCGGCTGCGGGGCCTGCGCGGGCATGTTCACGGCCAATTCCATGAACTGCCTTTCCGAGACCATCGGCGTGGCCCTGCCCGGCAACGGCACCATCCCGGCCGTGAGCGGCGCGCGCATCCGCCTGGCCAAGACGGCGGGCATGCGCGTTATGGACATGCTGGAGCGCAACATCCGCCCGCGCGACATCGTTACCCCGGACGCCGTGGCCAATGCCGTGGCCGTGGACATGGCCCTGGGCTGCTCCACCAACACGGTGCTGCACCTGCCCGCCGTGTTCGGCGAAGCCGGCCTCAACCTGGGCCTGGAAATCTTTGACGCGGTAAGCCGCAAGAGCCCCAACCTCTGCAAGCTCTCCCCGGCGGGCAAATATTTTATGGTGGATCTGGACAATGCCGGCGGCATCCCGGCCGTCATGACCGAGCTGGACAAGCTCGGCCTGATCCACAAAGACTGCATGACCGTCACGGGCAAGACCGTGGGCGAAAACCTCACGGACCTCAAGGCCCGCGTGCTGGATCCGGAAGTCATCCACAGCGTGGACAACCCCTATTCCAAACAGGGCGGCATCGCCATCCTGCGCGGCAGCCTGGCCCCCGGCGGGGCGGTGGTCAAGCAGTCCGCCGTGGCGCCCGAAATGATGTGCCGCGATGTGCGCGCCCGCGTGTTTGAAAACGAAGAAGACGCCATGCGCGCCATCCTGGACGGCAAAATCAAGGCCGGGGATGCGGTGGTCATCCGCTATGAAGGCCCGCGCGGCGGCCCGGGCATGCGCGAAATGCTCTCCCCCACGGCGGCCATCACCGGCATGGGCCTGGGCAAGGACGTGGCCCTGCTCACGGACGGGCGCTTCTCCGGCGGCACCAACGGCGCGGCCATCGGGCACATCTCGCCCGAAGCGGCGGACGGCGGCGTCATCGCCCTGGTGCAGGAAGGGGACGTGATCCATATTGATATCCCCAACCGCAAGCTGGACCTGCTGGTCAGCCCTGAAGAGCTGGAACAGCGTCGGGCCGCTTTTACCCCGCACAAGAAGGACTGCCCCTACCCTGTGCTGCGGCGCTACGCGGCCCTGGTGAGCTCGGCGGCCAACGGCGGACGGTACAAAGAGATCTGA
- a CDS encoding AEC family transporter, translating into MVFLHALSGVFGLIIMGLVGYVLAARGWFGAETRILLPRLVTCVALPPFLMYTIMHSFAREALPGLARGALLPLASIAVTFGLACGLGRLLRVPHKHFGLFCASISNPNTVFVGIPVNLALFGEAALPYALVYYCAGTVFFWTIGQYAVVHDQEGAKGPLSARTLLLQIFSPPLLGFLLGVALTLCGVALPTPVQDAARYLGGLTTPLALIFIGISIYDIGLKGLRLERDLTAVLLGRLVGGPLVMLAFLQIFPVPPLMGKVFMIQSALPVMMQAAILSAHYHTDARFGALAVTLSTLLSVVTIPLYMTLLEILL; encoded by the coding sequence ATGGTTTTTCTGCATGCGTTGAGCGGCGTTTTCGGGCTCATCATCATGGGGCTGGTGGGGTATGTGCTGGCGGCCAGGGGCTGGTTCGGCGCGGAGACGCGCATTCTGCTGCCGCGGCTGGTGACCTGCGTGGCCCTGCCGCCTTTTCTCATGTACACCATCATGCACTCCTTTGCGCGGGAGGCCCTGCCGGGGCTGGCGCGGGGCGCGCTGCTGCCGCTGGCCTCCATTGCGGTCACCTTTGGGCTGGCCTGCGGGCTGGGCAGGCTGTTGCGGGTGCCGCACAAGCACTTTGGCCTGTTCTGCGCCAGCATTTCCAACCCCAACACGGTGTTTGTGGGCATACCCGTCAACCTGGCCCTGTTCGGAGAGGCGGCCCTGCCCTACGCCCTGGTTTACTACTGCGCGGGCACGGTATTTTTCTGGACCATCGGGCAGTACGCCGTGGTGCACGATCAGGAAGGCGCCAAGGGGCCGCTTTCGGCGCGCACCCTGCTGCTGCAGATTTTTTCGCCGCCGCTGCTGGGTTTTTTGCTGGGGGTGGCCCTGACCCTCTGCGGGGTGGCCCTGCCCACGCCCGTGCAGGACGCGGCCCGTTATCTGGGCGGACTGACCACCCCGCTGGCCCTGATTTTCATCGGCATCAGCATTTATGACATCGGGCTCAAAGGCCTGCGCCTGGAGCGCGACCTGACGGCCGTGCTGCTGGGCCGCCTGGTAGGCGGGCCGCTGGTGATGCTGGCCTTCCTGCAGATTTTCCCCGTGCCGCCTTTGATGGGCAAGGTGTTCATGATCCAGTCCGCCCTGCCGGTCATGATGCAGGCGGCCATTCTGAGCGCCCACTACCATACGGACGCCCGGTTCGGCGCGCTGGCCGTAACCCTTTCCACGCTCCTTTCCGTGGTGACCATTCCTCTGTACATGACCCTGCTGGAAATCCTGCTGTAG